A region from the Cryptosporangium arvum DSM 44712 genome encodes:
- a CDS encoding NAD(P)-dependent oxidoreductase: protein MKITVLGATGGVGRQVVTQALADGDQVTAAVRDPSRLAAHPQLDVVETDVLDPAALAPLLLGRDAVVSSLGHRGGGPQTVLADGARSLVTAAAEAGVRRVLVVSASGAYTEKDDDLVTRAVAKPLVRLFLRQNFVDTENMEQVIRTSGLDWTIVRPPRLTDKPHTGRYRTGYDGVRGGYTVARADVADCLLSLIDRTEAVGRTVTVAN, encoded by the coding sequence GTGAAGATCACCGTGCTCGGCGCGACCGGAGGCGTCGGACGACAGGTCGTCACCCAGGCGCTGGCCGACGGGGACCAGGTCACCGCGGCGGTGCGCGATCCGTCCCGGCTGGCGGCCCATCCCCAGCTGGACGTCGTCGAGACCGACGTCCTGGATCCCGCCGCCCTGGCTCCCCTGCTGCTCGGGCGGGACGCGGTGGTCTCCAGCCTCGGCCATCGCGGCGGCGGACCGCAGACGGTCCTGGCCGACGGCGCGCGCTCGCTGGTGACCGCGGCCGCGGAGGCCGGGGTGCGTCGAGTGCTCGTCGTCAGCGCCAGCGGCGCGTACACCGAGAAGGACGACGACCTGGTGACGCGAGCGGTGGCCAAGCCGCTGGTGCGGCTGTTCCTGCGCCAGAACTTCGTCGACACCGAGAACATGGAACAGGTGATCCGGACCAGCGGCCTGGACTGGACGATCGTCCGGCCACCGCGGCTGACCGACAAGCCCCACACCGGCCGCTACCGGACCGGCTACGACGGTGTCCGGGGCGGGTACACGGTGGCCCGCGCGGACGTGGCCGACTGCCTGCTCTCGCTCATCGACCGCACTGAAGCCGTCGGCCGGACCGTGACCGTGGCCAACTGA